Proteins found in one archaeon genomic segment:
- a CDS encoding site-specific integrase: MAEEEKPVLFPRSVYRDLLEDEGFAVWIENVSRGSRVGAEVALRRMGRICGLFQTTQRDLAKMSRGEAGDFLFRLVSRLEKEGNRSSSIAGYMKTLRGWWLFNDLEVTRRVRLSRYVGLYDNERVPTRQELHSIFGHADPQKRVCCALMAFSGVRPGVIGNMYGDDGLRVSDLPELTVGEDGSVSFARTPAMVMVRRTLSKSGRQYLTFLPEQGCGYVREYIGWRVRITGERVGPSSPLVTANQMNPWHRGKFVRTTNIGDDVRHTIRAAGFRWRPYVLRRYFDTRMMGAEQEGHVIRDYRTFWMGHVGDIEHVYTLNKGQLPQDLLDGMRQAYARAAERHLETIVQPTIDKGEVVSTARVEALKMFGYSDEELAELGDVAKFDMDRLQELINERTKKMLGLNGGTQKVVPAEELEGWIEQGWDYKRDLPNGKVVIGLRTG, from the coding sequence GTGGCAGAAGAAGAGAAGCCAGTCCTGTTCCCCAGGAGCGTGTACCGGGACCTCCTCGAGGACGAGGGGTTCGCGGTCTGGATCGAGAACGTCTCCCGGGGCTCCAGGGTGGGGGCCGAGGTCGCCCTGCGGAGGATGGGGCGCATCTGCGGGCTGTTCCAGACGACGCAGCGGGACCTAGCCAAGATGTCCAGGGGCGAGGCCGGGGACTTCCTCTTCAGGCTGGTATCGCGGCTCGAGAAGGAGGGGAACAGGAGCTCCAGCATCGCGGGGTACATGAAGACCCTGAGGGGGTGGTGGCTCTTCAACGACCTGGAGGTGACCAGGAGGGTCAGGCTCTCGAGGTACGTGGGGCTCTACGACAACGAGCGGGTCCCCACCAGGCAGGAGCTACACTCGATCTTCGGGCACGCCGATCCCCAGAAAAGGGTCTGCTGCGCCCTGATGGCATTCTCGGGGGTGAGGCCCGGGGTGATAGGGAACATGTACGGGGACGACGGGCTGAGGGTCTCGGACCTTCCTGAGCTGACCGTGGGGGAGGACGGGTCCGTCTCCTTCGCGAGGACCCCGGCCATGGTCATGGTGAGGAGGACCCTGTCGAAGTCCGGCAGGCAGTACCTGACCTTCCTGCCGGAGCAGGGTTGCGGCTACGTCAGGGAGTACATCGGTTGGAGGGTGAGGATAACCGGCGAGAGGGTGGGACCCTCCTCCCCCCTGGTGACCGCGAACCAGATGAACCCCTGGCACAGGGGGAAGTTCGTCAGGACCACCAACATAGGGGACGATGTCAGGCACACGATAAGGGCGGCGGGGTTCAGGTGGAGGCCCTATGTCCTCAGGAGGTATTTCGACACCAGGATGATGGGGGCGGAGCAGGAGGGGCATGTGATCAGGGACTACCGGACCTTCTGGATGGGACACGTCGGGGACATAGAGCACGTCTACACCCTCAACAAAGGGCAACTCCCCCAGGACCTCCTCGACGGGATGAGGCAGGCCTACGCGCGGGCTGCGGAGAGGCACCTGGAGACGATTGTGCAGCCCACCATCGACAAAGGGGAGGTCGTGAGCACGGCCAGGGTCGAGGCGCTGAAGATGTTCGGGTATTCGGACGAGGAGCTCGCAGAACTGGGAGACGTAGCCAAGTTCGACATGGACAGGCTGCAGGAGCTGATCAACGAGAGGACGAAGAAGATGCTCGGGCTGAACGGAGGGACGCAGAAGGTGGTCCCGGCGGAGGAGCTTGAGGGATGGATAGAGCAGGGGTGGGACTACAAGAGGGATCTGCCGAACGGGAAGGTCGTGATAGGGCTAAGGACGGGCTAG